CCACTGTAGATGAAATGGATCAATATAGTGGAGATGAACAATCGTACATCCCCCAAGTCGGTGATGATCAGAAACCCCAGATTGGTATGAGATTTGATTCGttagaggatgcattctcattCTACAACCAATATGCCCGAGAATCCGGTTTTAGCGCGAGAATGAGTAATAGCAAGAAAAgtaagaaaacaaacgaaattgTATGGAAGAAATTTGTATGCTTTAAAGAAGGGCATACAGATGATATTCGATGGAGCAAACAGACAAAAAAAGATCAACCAAGAAAAGAAAGAGCCCGTGGTGAGACTAGAACCGGATGTTTGTCCAAGATTTCAGTTGTCAAGGAACAAACAGGTCCGGGTTGGGTTGTCAGTACTTTCGTTGAAAGTCATAATCATTCATTATCGACTCCGTCGAAGGTGCATTTGTTACGCTCGCATCGCGGTATTTCTGCATCAAAAAAAATGTTGAGTCAACAATTTGCAGAAGCTAATGTGCCAACTTGTCAACAAATGAGATTATTTGAGATAGAGTCTGGTGGGCCTGAACATGTAGGTTTCATAGAAAGAGATATCAGAAACTACGAGCAAAGTGTTAGGGATGAGCATAAGGGTATTGATGCAGAAACATTGGTCGATTTCTTCGAATCTGAGAAAGAGAAGAATTCATTGTTCTTTTTTGATTATGAGACTGACTCGGACAACAGATTTACCAGGTGTTTTTGGACTGATCATGTGTCAAGAAGGGCATACACTGCTTTTGGTGACGTGGTTGTGTTTGATACTACATACAACACCAACAAATATGGGATGATTTTCGCACCATTTGTAGGagttaatcatcatcatcagaccaTTCTTTTTGGTTGTGGATTGTTGAGTGACGAAAAAACAGATTCTTTTGTTTGGTTGCTTAATAAATTCCTAGAAGCCATGTGTCAAGGTGCCCCAAACTTGATTATCACTGACCAAGATCCGGCTCTGACGAAAGCCATATCACAAGTTTTTCCTCGAACAACACATCGATATTGTTTGTGGCATATACTGAACAAATTCTCTGAGAAATTAAACCCAATGACTTTCCGTGATCACTACGAAAGCATAAGGAATGCCATTCTACATTCCTCCACAGATGAGGAATTTGAGAGTTCCTGGGAAGCTGCTATGTCTAATGCTAACTTGGAACAACATGATTGGCTGTCGTTGATGTTTGATTTGCGACATAAATGGGTGCcagcatattttaatcatgtatTTTCTGCGGGTATGTCAAGTAGTCAGCGGTCCGAAAGTTCACATGCTTTTTTCAAGAGATATATATCTAGCAAGAACTCATTGATGGATTTTATCATTCGTTTCAATAAGGCACTCCGGCACCAAAGACACAATGAGTTAGTTGCAGATCATGTCGATATGAATGAGCGTCCCAAGCTACAGTCCAAATGGCCAATGGAATCTCAGATGGTGACGGTTTACACGAAAAAGAAATGGTTGGAGTTTCTAGAAGAAATGAGTCAGAGTCATGGTTATTACGTGCAAACAGAATCTGTGGGAAATGAGTTTGGGATTTACAAGGTAATGAATTTTCAagcttcttcttcttcgaaacCAAGAGTGCTTACACATGTCATACAAGGGGATGATATATTGTGCAGTTGTATGAAATTTCAGTTTGAGGGCATTCCATGCAGGCATATGTTAGCATTTTTTCGTATAAACCAAGTCTTTCATTTGCCTGATAAATATATACTGAAACGTTGGACGCAAGCAGCAAAGAATGTAGAATTTTTTCCTACAGATGAGCCAAATGTGGTTGAAGCTCCAGAAAGATGTTTGATGTCAAGACATTTGAGGTTATCCTATAAAGCTTCTGCATTAGTTGATATTGCATCATTGACTGTTGAGGGAACAAATTTCTTGAATGCACAGTTTGATTATATTGGCAACAAAATGAAAGATTTGAATATGACTACAACAGTAAGCGGTGGAAGTCAATGTAGAAGAGCCACAGATAGGGCTGTTGATATCGTTGATCATCAAAAAATTAGAACAAAGGGATGTGGGAAGAGATTAAAGTCATCAAAGGAGAAGGCAACCACACAGGGAAGAAAATGTCGTGGGTGTGGACGCCGAGGTGTGCAGCATGACAAGCGTAACTGTCCAAATTTGCAAGACAGGTATGTGTTTATCAACAATGtaaatttttagtatttttgtatATATTTGGTTAATCATCAAAATTAATATATGGTGGCATACTCAACGTTCTTCAGGTCaactattaataataaaaacgaAGAAGAAAGCTCAGATGACGAAGATTTTGGATCGATAGATGGTAATTTAAATCTCTAAATATATGTTGttaatcatcaatattttttttattcataacTGTTTTGAATTTTACAGGTTCTAACAACTGGATTTGATAAaggttattattttatcaagTTGAATATGTGCGATGGGGTAACCATTTTATAGTGCTTTATCAAACCTCTGTCGTGGATGAAACATCGAGCTTTGAGGTTTCTGTCACCATGAGAAGGATCCTCTGCTTAATTCAAGAATTAGCATTGtagaattttcaaattcaataTGATAACCATTCTCTGTCAAGAAATCTTGGTGTTTTAATTTTCCTGCTGCCATATTGTTGTATCGTTCTCTTTCATATGACTTATGGAACATGTATAAAAACCCGCTGTGGTCGACGTAAAACATCATGTTTGTGTCGCGTAGtaaattatttctaatttccaCCTGTCTAATGCATTTGTGGGCTGTTGGGCGAAGGTGGGACACGAAATTTGGGAACGCCCCTCTGTCCCCTCttttctttttataaaaaaaatttgacgttttgcgacggtttgttaaAATCCGTCGCGTTTTGCGACGGATTTTTTAACCGTCGCAAAacgtcaaatttttaaaaaaaataaactgcacATGTGGGTTTCGCGACGGTTTGTTAAAATCCGTCAGCTTGATTTGCGACGGATatttaaaaccgtcgcgaaacgtcaaatttttaaaaaaaaataaactgcacATGTGAGCTGTCGC
This is a stretch of genomic DNA from Primulina eburnea isolate SZY01 chromosome 11, ASM2296580v1, whole genome shotgun sequence. It encodes these proteins:
- the LOC140805630 gene encoding protein FAR1-RELATED SEQUENCE 5-like, whose product is MDQYSGDEQSYIPQVGDDQKPQIGMRFDSLEDAFSFYNQYARESGFSARMSNSKKSKKTNEIVWKKFVCFKEGHTDDIRWSKQTKKDQPRKERARGETRTGCLSKISVVKEQTGPGWVVSTFVESHNHSLSTPSKVHLLRSHRGISASKKMLSQQFAEANVPTCQQMRLFEIESGGPEHVGFIERDIRNYEQSVRDEHKGIDAETLVDFFESEKEKNSLFFFDYETDSDNRFTRCFWTDHVSRRAYTAFGDVVVFDTTYNTNKYGMIFAPFVGVNHHHQTILFGCGLLSDEKTDSFVWLLNKFLEAMCQGAPNLIITDQDPALTKAISQVFPRTTHRYCLWHILNKFSEKLNPMTFRDHYESIRNAILHSSTDEEFESSWEAAMSNANLEQHDWLSLMFDLRHKWVPAYFNHVFSAGMSSSQRSESSHAFFKRYISSKNSLMDFIIRFNKALRHQRHNELVADHVDMNERPKLQSKWPMESQMVTVYTKKKWLEFLEEMSQSHGYYVQTESVGNEFGIYKVMNFQASSSSKPRVLTHVIQGDDILCSCMKFQFEGIPCRHMLAFFRINQVFHLPDKYILKRWTQAAKNVEFFPTDEPNVVEAPERCLMSRHLRLSYKASALVDIASLTVEGTNFLNAQFDYIGNKMKDLNMTTTVSGGSQCRRATDRAVDIVDHQKIRTKGCGKRLKSSKEKATTQGRKCRGCGRRGVQHDKRNCPNLQDRYVFINNVNF